The stretch of DNA ATCTCGCCAAGTGCTGGTGTCGCCTGGAATGAAGAACAATTGTTGTAAACTATCACCTTGCAAAGGTTGGGTTACATCTACTATCGAAACACCAGAGGTCAATCCTACAATGGCGTATTCTCGACCACCTGCCTCATATCCCCATATATCGTTTAGGGTGGGTTCGTAGTCAAGAGTACTTATTAGACTGACATTCAGTTGTTCTGTTTGTGCCGAGCTTATTTGAAGTCCTGATAAAAGTAGAAATATTAAAATGTAAAATTGGAGTTTCATCTGTTAGATATGTTTTGCCCAAAATTACAGTTTTCACAGCGATTTGGAACGCAAACAAGGTGACAGAATGTGTTGGGGTTTTGGGGTTTGACCAAAAGAAAAGGCTATCCACTTTGGACAGCCTTCTTTCTTGATTAACAAAATTTTTAAATCTTCATTTCTTCCTTGTCATCGCTTCAATAATCGGATGATGAATAAGAAAACAACCGCACCAATAACTGCGGTAATGATTTGTCCTCCAATACCGCTTCCAATGGGAAGTCCCAATTTAGGAACAAGCCATCCTCCAACAAATGCCCCCACGATTCCCACGACAATATTGCCTAAAAGTCCAAAGCCAAAGCCTTTTACAATAACACCAGCTAGCCAACCTGCAACTGCGCCAATGATTAGAATGTACAAAATAGGTTCCATAGAAAAATGATTTTGATGAGTAAATGAAAAGAGCCATTTTAATGCTCAATATTGTCCAAATATAACCAAAAGAAATAACATCTCCTATTTTGGGTTAAGATGTCCTAAAATAAATTAAGCCTTATCGGGATCTTGAGGTTTCCATGTGCATCAAAAAAGTTAAGGATTATACTTTCTAAGCATTTCAATATACAAAGCATCATGAATTTTTAAAATAGTAAAGCAAAAATCAAATAGGTGCAGTTTTTTTTACATAAAAAATTGGCAGCTAATAGTTTTGGTTCTTTGACAAAATCTGTGATTTGAGACTTCGGAAGTTTGCCGCTCACAAAATCAAAAAACTATTTCGCTAAAAATTAACCTCTTATAAAATGAAACTTCCGAAGTCTTTATTACTTCCACAAAAATTGTCACAGAACCATAGTTTTAAAAACTAATCATCAGTCACTAAGTTTACTAATCACTGTAATAGTTGTAATAAAAAAGACTTTTAAAGCTCAATTTGACAAAATGTTGTGTATAATGACAAATTAAACTTCAAAAGTCGGTCTGTTATTTTTTTAAAAAAAATGGAGGTCTTTATTCTTCAAAAGTCACTTGTGACAAATCAACAAATGCTTGTAATCTTGACTCGATATCGGTTTGTGTAAGCCCTACCATTCGCTGTGTTCCAAATTTTTCTACACAGAAAGAAGCCATTGCAGAACCGTAAATAATGGCTCGTTTCATGTTGTCGAAACTCACCTCACCAGCCTTTGCCATATAACCAATAAATCCACCTGCAAAAGTATCGCCCGCACCAGTTGGGTCAAAAACATCTTCTAAAGGCAATGCAGGTACATAAAACATTTGCTCACCGTGAAACAACAATGCACCGTGTTCGCCTTTTTTGATGATGAGAAATTTAGGCCCCATCTCAAATATCTTCTTTGCTCCTTTCACCAAAGAATATTCCCCAGTCAATTGACGGGTTTCCTCATCGTTGATAATCAATACATCTATCAATTTCAACGTTTTATCCAGTTCGTCACGAGCAATATCCATCCAAAAGTTCATGGTATCCATTGCTATCAATTTTGGTCGTTGATCCATTTGCTCAATTACTTTTCGCTGAACATCAGGAGAAAGATTACCGAGCATCACAAAATCTGCTTGTTTGTAACTTTCAGGCAAAATCGGATTGAAAGTCCCCAATACATTCAATTCTGTCACCAAAGTATCACGGGTATTCATATCCAGATGGTACTTACCCGACCAGAAAAAACTTTTTTCGTCTTTTTTTATTTGTAATCCTTCGGTATTCACACCTCGATTTTCCAAGTCATCAATCACCGCTTGTGGAAAATCTCCTCCTACTACGGATACCAATTGAATATTGGGATTGAAATAAGAAGCGGTATAGGCAATGTAAATAGCTGCGCCTCCAATGATTTTATTGCTTTTGCCAAAAGGCGTTTCTATATCATCAAACGCCATCGAACCTACGACTAAAATACTGCTCATATTTTTCATTTTTTTAAATAAAAAAAAGCTGGTAGTAAACGAACTACCAGCTTTTTCAATTTTGCGCCCCCTCTAGGACTCGAACCTAGGACCTGCGGATTAACAGTCCGACGCTCTAACCAGCTGAGCTAAGGAGGCGTGCTTTTTATTAAAGCGATGCAAAGGTAAAAACTAATTTCTAATTACAAAAGTTCCCTTTGAGTATTTTTATTTATTTTTTTGAATAAAACTAAATTCTCGCAAACTTGAATATTATTTCAAGTTACTACTAAAACTCCAACCAAAACAGTAAGAGTTATTTGCCATCTTTTAGAATGTAGAGAATGTAGAAATTCATAATTTAAGGTAATCAAAAATATCTTCCCATGACCAAAATCACTTTTGAAGTCAAAATAGAGCAAACCAAAAATCAAAAGTATTTAAACTTTGTAAGAAGGAGCAAAGTCCAAAAAGTATTTTGAGTTTCTTCAATAGATAACAAGTATCAAACGAAAAATAACCCGACAAAGAAGACTACCATATTTTGCAATTATTAGTCTATCAACATTATTTTTCATTATTATTGCACCAATTCTGCATCTTCCAATACATAAATCAAACCATTTGGAGTTTGGGATAAGACCAACATTCCTTTGAATTTTCGGGCATCATCCATTTGAAACCTTTGTCCTTTTTTCGCCAACCGAAGCTCTACAACGGATTCAGGTCCCGCATTTCCACAAAAGAAACAGGAACTGTAAGGAAATGCTGAAAGTACATAATAGTCTCCTTCTACATCCACAGGAATCATGAATCCTTCGACCATGACTGTCTGAAAATTGTAGGCTTGTACTGCTTTGCTGAAAATGGGTGTACTTTCACCCATTTCGTCTTCTTCAAAATGTACGTCCATCAACTGCTTCCACGGCAACTCGGTAGCCAACTGGGCATACACATTGAAGCTAGAAAAAAGCAAAAAAGTCATTAAGGTTAAAGATTGCCATCCTTTCATTTTATTGTTTCGTTTCATTTTAATTTCCTCACGCATTTGCCAGTGTTTTTGAAATATTCATGTTGAAGGCTTGAAGTGCAGGCAATAATGCAGCGACTATTCCTATGCCAATGGTAGCTATAAATAAGACTCCTTCTTGGGGCAAAAACTGTCCTGCTTCTAAGCCGTAATGGTAGTTGCTCTGCATCAAGCCCGATAAAAAATACAAACCAAGTCTACTTGTCAACATTCCTAAGACAAAGCCAATTAGAGAAAGGATTAGTCCTTCTAACAATACCAACAAAAATAACTTAGTTCTTGATGCTCCCATTGAACGCATCAATGCCAGTTCATATTTTCTTTCTTTGAGCGAATTGAATAGTGAAACAAATACACTAATACCCGAAACGATGATGATGAAAAAAGCTATGGCTCGGAGTGTATCCATACCTACGCCCATGAGGGTAAATAAGCGGTTGACTTCAATAGCTGGTACGGCGGCCTGCATAGAAGTTTTTTCATTTACCATTCTCGGAACGGTCATTACGCCCATTTTGTTCTTAAATTTGACCAACATTGCCGTTATTTCCTTTCCTTCAAGGGTTTCTATACCCGGAATCAGTTTGGAGATGCCCTCTTCTGTATTGGAGTGTTGATGCTCATGTTCATGCGTGTGTTCTTCGTGTACACCTTCTTCATCATGCCCTTCTACGTTTTCGTTCTCATTCTCATGTTCATCTCCATGCTCATGTATCGCCCAAACA from Chitinophagales bacterium encodes:
- a CDS encoding PfkB family carbohydrate kinase, encoding MSSILVVGSMAFDDIETPFGKSNKIIGGAAIYIAYTASYFNPNIQLVSVVGGDFPQAVIDDLENRGVNTEGLQIKKDEKSFFWSGKYHLDMNTRDTLVTELNVLGTFNPILPESYKQADFVMLGNLSPDVQRKVIEQMDQRPKLIAMDTMNFWMDIARDELDKTLKLIDVLIINDEETRQLTGEYSLVKGAKKIFEMGPKFLIIKKGEHGALLFHGEQMFYVPALPLEDVFDPTGAGDTFAGGFIGYMAKAGEVSFDNMKRAIIYGSAMASFCVEKFGTQRMVGLTQTDIESRLQAFVDLSQVTFEE
- a CDS encoding ABC transporter permease, giving the protein MNLIKLSWSNLRAKPLNTFLSLLLLTLGVALVSMLLILNKQLDEQFKRNISGIDMVVGAKGSPLQLILSSVYHIDNPTGNISLEEAESLLKNPIIQQAIPLAYGDSYKGYRIVGTNKDYPEHYGIALKEGKLWTKEYEVTAGAVVAKNLGLKIGDHFHSAHGLVENAPNHEDAEYKVVGIFDHNNSVIDQLLLTDITSVWAIHEHGDEHENENENVEGHDEEGVHEEHTHEHEHQHSNTEEGISKLIPGIETLEGKEITAMLVKFKNKMGVMTVPRMVNEKTSMQAAVPAIEVNRLFTLMGVGMDTLRAIAFFIIIVSGISVFVSLFNSLKERKYELALMRSMGASRTKLFLLVLLEGLILSLIGFVLGMLTSRLGLYFLSGLMQSNYHYGLEAGQFLPQEGVLFIATIGIGIVAALLPALQAFNMNISKTLANA
- a CDS encoding GlsB/YeaQ/YmgE family stress response membrane protein: MEPILYILIIGAVAGWLAGVIVKGFGFGLLGNIVVGIVGAFVGGWLVPKLGLPIGSGIGGQIITAVIGAVVFLFIIRLLKR